The genomic DNA ACCTTATTCACCTCCGATTTTCTTTATTGGTGCAACAATTTGCTTGTAACCTTGTTGTTCAAATTTGTTGTAGGCTTTTGTGTATCAGTTTTGTTTTCACTTTCAATTTAGATAGTCGGAAAAGGGGCATTAACATTGTCAGATCAAGATAAGAATAAAAAAGACGATACAGTTCGCCAAGCAGCTCTTGACTATCATGAGTTTCCCAAGCCTGGGAAATTAGAGATCCGCCCAACGACGCCTATGACCAGCCAACGTGATTTGGCACGGGCCTATTCACCAGGTGTGGCTGAGGCTTGCTTGGAAATTAAAGCTGATCCAGCAAATGCTGCGCGTTATACGGCGCGCTCGAATTTGGTGGCTGTTGTCTCTAACGGGTCTGCAGTTCTTGGGCTTGGTAATATTGGGCCGCTTGCTTCTAAACCGGTTATGGAAGGTAAGGCTGTTCTTTTTAAAAAATTTGCCAATATTGATTGTTTCGATATTGAAGTGAATGAAACTGACCCGCATAAGCTTGTTGAAGTTGTGGCGGCGTTAGAGCCGACTTTTGGAGCGATTAATTTAGAGGATATTAAAGCGCCGGATTGTTTCATTGTTGAGAAGCTTTGCCGTGAGCGTATGAATATCCCTGTGTTTCATGATGATCAACATGGAACGGCTATTGTTGTTGGGGCGGCGGCAACAAACGCGTGTGAGATTGCAAAGAAGAAGCTTTCAGAGATTAAAGTGGTTTCTACTGGTGGGGGTGCTGCTGGTATTGCCTGCCTGAATATGCTTTTGAAGCTTGGCGTTCGCCGTGAGAATGTTTGGCTCTGTGATATTGAGGGACTTGTCTATGAGGGGCGTACATCTGAGATGACGCCGCAGAAGGCGGACTATGCTCAATCGTCTGAGTTGCGCTCATTGGATCAGGTCATTGAAGGAGCTGATTTATTCCTTGGGTTATCTGGCCCCGGAGTTTTGAAAACTGAACATGTGCAAAAGATGGCTAAACAGCCGATTATATTAGCCCTTGCGAACCCGACACCTGAAATTTTGCCTGAAGAAGTTAGATCTGTAGTGCCTGATGCGATTATAGCAACGGGTCGGAGTGACTATCCGAACCAAGTGAATAATGTTTTGTGTTTTCCGTTTATTTTCCGGGGTGCGCTGGATGTGGGGGCGACGGAAATTAATGATGAGATGCAGATTGCCTGTGTGAAGGGCATTGCTGAACTTGCGCGGCTTACATCGAGTGCAGAAGCGGCTGAAGTTTATAAGAGTGAGCGCCTGACCTTTGGCTCTGATTATCTCATTCCGAAACCATTTGATCCGCGGCTGATGTCTGTTGTTGCTAGTGCTGTTGCCAGAGCTGCTATGGATACAGGCGTTGCGACACGGCCGATATATGATATGGAGGCTTATAAGGAAAGCCTCAATAATTCTGTTTTCAAGTCCTCTCTTTTAATGAGGCCGCTTTATGAGGCCGCTAAGAAAGTTAGCCGACGTTTGATTTTTGCGGAAGGTGAAGATGAACGTGTGTTGAGGGCCACAAAGGCTATTTTAGAAGAGATGTCTGAAAAGGTAATTCTCATTGGTCGTCCTGAAATTATTTCACAACGCATTGAACGGGCTGGGTTGAATATTGAAGCTGGGACTGATTTTGAGGTGATTAATCCTGAGGATGATCCTCGCTATAGAAGATATTGGGAAGGTTATCATAGTCATTTGGCAAGACGCGGCGCTACACCTGATTTAGCTAAAGCGATTATGCGGACCAATACGACAGCAATTGCTGCTATGGCCGTGAAGCAAGGGGATGCTGATTGTATGGTTGCCGGGACGTTTGGGCAATATCTTTGGCATCTAGGTTATATTGATCAAATCCTTAGTAAGCGTACGCCTGCCGTGCAATCAGGAGAAATGCCTTTAGATGATTGGCAAACGCCAACAGGTGCTCTTTCACTTATGATATTAGAGAATGGTCCTTTGTTTGTTGCTGATACACAAGTGCATCATGATCCAACGCCTGAGCAAGTTGCTCTTTCAGTGATTGGTATGGCGCGTCATATTCGCCGGTTTGGTCAAACCCCTAAAATTTCTATTTGTTCTCATTCAATCTTTGGAAATATTGATACTGAGTCTGGTCGTAAGATGCGCGCTGCTATGGCCATTCTTGATGAGATGGATCTCGATTTTCAATATGATGGTGAGATGAACGTTGAAGCGGCGCTTGACCCTGTTATGCGCAAGAAGTTTTTATCGGATGTGCGTTTTGAAGGACGGGCAAATGGCTTGGTGTTTTCTAATACTGATAGCGCTGGGGCTGTGCGAAATATTTTAAAAACAACCGTTAATGGTTTGGAAGTCGGGCCTATTTTGATGGGCATGGGCAATCAAGCGCATATCGTGACACCATCGATTACGGTTCGAGGTCTTTTGAATATAGCGGCAATCGCAGGCGTGCCTGTTGAGCATTATGGCTAGTTTGTTTTGACGCAAAGGT from Hyphomicrobiales bacterium 4NK60-0047b includes the following:
- a CDS encoding NADP-dependent malic enzyme, coding for MSDQDKNKKDDTVRQAALDYHEFPKPGKLEIRPTTPMTSQRDLARAYSPGVAEACLEIKADPANAARYTARSNLVAVVSNGSAVLGLGNIGPLASKPVMEGKAVLFKKFANIDCFDIEVNETDPHKLVEVVAALEPTFGAINLEDIKAPDCFIVEKLCRERMNIPVFHDDQHGTAIVVGAAATNACEIAKKKLSEIKVVSTGGGAAGIACLNMLLKLGVRRENVWLCDIEGLVYEGRTSEMTPQKADYAQSSELRSLDQVIEGADLFLGLSGPGVLKTEHVQKMAKQPIILALANPTPEILPEEVRSVVPDAIIATGRSDYPNQVNNVLCFPFIFRGALDVGATEINDEMQIACVKGIAELARLTSSAEAAEVYKSERLTFGSDYLIPKPFDPRLMSVVASAVARAAMDTGVATRPIYDMEAYKESLNNSVFKSSLLMRPLYEAAKKVSRRLIFAEGEDERVLRATKAILEEMSEKVILIGRPEIISQRIERAGLNIEAGTDFEVINPEDDPRYRRYWEGYHSHLARRGATPDLAKAIMRTNTTAIAAMAVKQGDADCMVAGTFGQYLWHLGYIDQILSKRTPAVQSGEMPLDDWQTPTGALSLMILENGPLFVADTQVHHDPTPEQVALSVIGMARHIRRFGQTPKISICSHSIFGNIDTESGRKMRAAMAILDEMDLDFQYDGEMNVEAALDPVMRKKFLSDVRFEGRANGLVFSNTDSAGAVRNILKTTVNGLEVGPILMGMGNQAHIVTPSITVRGLLNIAAIAGVPVEHYG